The following are from one region of the Desulfobacteraceae bacterium genome:
- the modB gene encoding molybdate ABC transporter permease subunit — MQGWTLSTVEIEALKLSLWVSFWAVAGSLPLGVLMAWVLARLDFPGKSLLDGFIHLPLVLPPVVIGYLLLVGFGRRGVLGAWLHDLAGITLAFNWKGAAAAAAVMAFPLMVRAVRLSIEGVDRGVEAAARTLGAGPVRVFFTVTLPLVTPGILTGLILAFARSLGEFGATITFVSNIKGETQTLPLALYTLTQMPGGEVGAMRLCLISVVIAMAALVASEGLARRFAAYIRG; from the coding sequence ATGCAGGGGTGGACGCTCTCAACCGTCGAAATCGAGGCGCTTAAACTGAGCCTGTGGGTATCCTTCTGGGCCGTGGCCGGCAGTCTGCCCCTGGGTGTACTGATGGCCTGGGTGCTGGCCCGCCTGGACTTCCCGGGCAAATCCCTTCTGGACGGGTTCATTCACCTGCCCCTGGTACTCCCGCCGGTGGTGATCGGCTACCTTTTACTGGTGGGGTTCGGGCGCCGGGGCGTTCTCGGGGCTTGGCTTCATGACCTGGCCGGCATCACCCTGGCTTTTAATTGGAAGGGGGCTGCGGCGGCGGCGGCGGTCATGGCTTTCCCCCTGATGGTGCGGGCCGTGCGGTTGTCCATCGAGGGCGTCGACCGGGGTGTTGAGGCGGCCGCGCGGACGCTGGGCGCCGGCCCTGTGCGGGTCTTTTTCACGGTAACCCTACCCCTCGTCACGCCGGGGATTCTGACCGGCTTGATCCTGGCATTTGCCCGCAGCCTGGGTGAATTCGGTGCCACGATCACCTTCGTCTCCAACATCAAGGGCGAAACTCAAACCCTGCCGCTGGCGCTCTACACGCTGACCCAGATGCCTGGTGGCGAGGTGGGGGCCATGCGCCTGTGCCTTATCTCGGTGGTCATCGCCATGGCGGCCCTAGTGGCCTCGGAAGGTCTGGCCCGCCGGTTTGCCGCCTACATCAGGGGGTGA
- the modA gene encoding molybdate ABC transporter substrate-binding protein — MAGSFGILWAASDTVTVFAAASTTNAVTEIGAVFSERNAERFLPSFASSSTLAKQIENGAPADIFISANKKCMDYLEEKGMIEKGTRFDLLSNRIVLIVPADSAVKDIPIGPAFDLPAFLGEGRLSMGDPDHVPAGIYGKQALESLGVWNTIESLVARAKDVRAALALVERGEAPVGLVYATDADISDKVRVVGTFPETSHPPIVYPAAVVAGRRSPAVDRFITVLQSPEARAVFEKYGFSVP; from the coding sequence TTGGCGGGAAGTTTCGGCATACTATGGGCCGCTTCCGATACCGTAACGGTGTTTGCCGCCGCCTCGACGACCAACGCGGTGACCGAGATCGGCGCTGTTTTCAGCGAAAGAAATGCGGAGCGCTTTCTGCCGTCCTTCGCCTCCTCTTCCACCCTGGCCAAGCAGATCGAAAACGGCGCGCCGGCGGATATCTTCATCTCGGCCAACAAGAAGTGTATGGACTACCTGGAAGAAAAGGGGATGATTGAGAAAGGCACCCGCTTCGACCTTTTGAGCAACCGCATCGTGCTGATCGTTCCGGCCGACAGTGCCGTGAAGGACATCCCCATCGGTCCGGCGTTCGACCTGCCGGCGTTTCTCGGCGAGGGCCGCCTGTCCATGGGCGACCCCGACCACGTGCCGGCCGGCATCTACGGCAAGCAGGCCCTTGAGAGCCTCGGGGTGTGGAACACCATTGAAAGTCTTGTGGCGCGCGCCAAGGACGTGCGCGCCGCCCTGGCTCTGGTGGAGCGGGGCGAGGCCCCGGTGGGGCTGGTCTATGCCACGGACGCCGACATTTCGGACAAGGTGCGCGTGGTGGGCACCTTCCCTGAAACCAGCCATCCGCCCATTGTCTATCCCGCGGCGGTCGTGGCCGGGAGGCGCTCTCCGGCAGTGGACCGCTTCATAACCGTGCTCCAGTCCCCGGAGGCCAGAGCGGTGTTTGAAAAATACGGCTTTTCGGTGCCCTGA